A single Augochlora pura isolate Apur16 chromosome 2, APUR_v2.2.1, whole genome shotgun sequence DNA region contains:
- the LOC144476767 gene encoding uncharacterized protein LOC144476767 → MDDLQNVNNSDIGQCTYDNHNSNNNRLLEYLGLDNRTNDPLSQPEVTMNLNEGSAQLPLHPLEELEEDMFDYDTDISLQDVNTESKEQVVPCSQLSTSYKYPEELTISDDEVDEGIFEEETVSNLVLLDDNNTHDSEPP, encoded by the exons ATGGATGACTTACAGAATGTGAATAATAGCGATATAGGTCAATGTACATACGATAATcacaatagtaataacaacAGATTGTTGGAATATCTTGGTTTAGATAATCGTACCAATGATCCACTGA gCCAGCCAGAAGTAACTATGAATTTAAATGAAGGTTCTGCACAGCTACCGCTTCATCCATTAGAAGAGTTGGAAGAAGATATGTTCGATTATGATACTGATATTTCATTACAAGATGTAAATACAGAATCTAAG GAGCAAGTTGTACCATGTAGTCAGTTGAGTACCAGCTATAAATACCCCGAAGAGCTTACTATATCAGACGATGAGGTAGATGAAGGCATATTCGAAGAAGAAACAGTGTCTAATTTAGTGTTATTGGATGATAACAATACACATGACTCTGAACCTCCATGA